The following are encoded in a window of Impatiens glandulifera chromosome 5, dImpGla2.1, whole genome shotgun sequence genomic DNA:
- the LOC124937957 gene encoding ATP-dependent RNA helicase-like protein DB10: protein MATTETVLGGIRYAPEDPTLPKPWRGLVDGKTGYLYYWNPETNITQYERPGASSQLVSGQPHKTSAPISSSVQVQKSSDGQLNGNNYDNGDKFSRGDGNSKHVSVTRSVQNSRVLENSHTVANGLPSAGYGEPSSKGHGSLSSGNASSADYCRRHEITVMGDDVPPPITSFEASGIPSEMLREVQLAGFSAPTPIQAQSWPVALQARDIVAIAKTGSGKTLGYLIPGFIHIKRSRSNPQLGPTVLVLSPTRELATQIQAEAVKFGKSSRISCTCLYGGAPKGPQLRDLDRGADIVVATPGRLNDILEMRRVSLRQVSYLVLDEADRMLDMGFEPQIRKIVNELPSRRQTLMYTATWPKEVRKIAADLLVNPVQVNIGNVDELVANKAITQHIEILSPMEKNKRIEQILRSQEPGSKVIIFCSTKKMCDRLARDLTRNFGAAAIHGDKSQADRDYVLNQFRNGRSPILVATDVAARGLDIKDIRVVINYDFPTGIEDYVHRIGRTGRAGATGIAHTFFCEQDVKHASDLVKILEGSNQRVPVELQGMAMRSKGMGRARRPWGTGSTGRGGRIGSGYGDRDNNNGRGGGRWGPPVQDRGVGRDSRDWNGRSYDNGNAPSSLGIRGRSRSRSRSPNRVGGSGWGRSIDKGGLTARERSPPLKRVKDEHYLPPSRFTENRSPSYRSDPMRELEAERVKKPLKATSPAVGGGRGAAVTAAYYGEEEEEGMIHDDGVDDRKIQVGNGNY from the exons ATGGCTACTACAGAGACTGTGTTAGGTGGTATACGATATGCTCCTGAAGACCCCACTTTGCCCAAGCCTTGGAGAGGATTAGTTGATGGGAAAACTGGATATCTTTACTATTGGAATCCAGAGACCAATATCACACAGTATGAGAGACCTGGTGCATCTTCACAATTAGTGTCTGGTCAGCCACATAAGACATCTGCACCTATAAGCTCTTCTGTTCAAGTCCAAAAATCTTCAGATGGGCAACTCAATGGCAATAATTATGATAATGGCGACAAATTTAGCAGAGGGGATGGAAATTCAAAGCATGTTTCTGTCACACGGAGTGTTCAG AATTCTAGAGTGTTAGAGAATTCTCACACTGTTGCAAATGGACTACCTAGTGCTGGATATGGAGAACCATCTTCCAAAGGTCATGGATCTTTGAGCTCTGGAAATGCTTCATCTGCTGATTATTGTCGTCGACATGAGATTACTGTCATG GGAGATGATGTTCCACCGCCCATAACATCATTTGAAGCTTCTGGAATTCCATCTGAGATGCTGAGGGAg GTACAGCTTGCTGGTTTCAGTGCCCCTACTCCAATACAAGCACAATCTTGGCCGGTTGCTCTCCAAGCCCGCGATATTGTAGCCATTGCCAAGACAGGTTCAGGGAAAACTTTAGGTTACTTGATTCCAGGTTTTATTCACATCAAACGCAGCCGTAGCAATCCACAGCTTGGTCCGACTGTGCTGGTGTTGTCACCTACAAGGGAGTTGGCTACCCAGATACAGGCTGAAGCTGTTAAATTTGGCAAATCATCCAGGATATCTTGCACG TGTCTATATGGAGGAGCACCTAAAGGTCCCCAATTGAGAGACCTCGACAGGGGTGCAGATATTGTTGTGGCTACACCTGGGCGTTTGAATGATATTCTGGAGATGAGACGAGTGAGCCTCCGTCAAGTCTCCTATTTGGTGCTAGATGAGGCAGATCGCATGCTGGACATGGGTTTTGAACCACAGATAAGGAAGATTGTGAACGAACTGCCTTCACGTCGTCAAACCCTAATGTATACAGCAACATGGCCCAAGGAGGTTCGCAAAATTGCTGCAGATCTACTTGTTAATCCTGTCCAAGTCAACATTGGAAATGTTGATGAGTTAGTTGCAAACAAGGCCATTACTCAG CATATTGAAATCTTATCTCCTATGGAGAAGAACAAACGTATTGAGCAGATTCTTCGTTCACAAGAACCAGGATCTAAAGTCATTATCTTCTGTTCTACCAAAAAAATGTGTGATCGCCTTGCCCGTGACCTGACCCGCAATTTTGGAGCTGCTGCTATACATGGAGATAAATCTCAGGCTGATAGGGACTATGTATTGAACCAGTTCCGTAATGGGCGATCACCTATCCTTGTTGCCACTGATGTTGCAGCTCGTGGATTAGACATCAAAGACATCAG GGTTGTTATCAACTATGACTTCCCCACAGGAATAGAAGATTACGTGCACAGGATTGGAAGAACTGGGAGGGCTGGTGCCACAGGAATTGCACATACATTTTTCTGTGAGCAAGATGTGAAGCATGCCTCCGATCTTGTCAAAATTTTGGAAGGTTCAAATCAGCGTGTCCCTGTTGAACTTCAAGGTATGGCCATGCGTAGCAAGGGAATGGGAAGAGCCAGACGTCCGTGGGGCACTGGTTCTACTGGTCGTGGTGGAAGGATTGGGTCTGGTTACGGTGATAGAGACAACAACAACGGAAGGGGCGGTGGTAGGTGGGGGCCACCAGTCCAAGATCGAGGTGTTGGCCGTGATTCGCGAGATTG GAATGGCCGCAGTTATGATAATGGAAACGCTCCATCCAGTCTTGGCATACGTGGAAGGAGTAGGAGTCGCAGCAGAAGCCCTAACAGAGTAGGAGGGTCAGGGTGGGGTCGTAGCATTGACAAGGGTGGGCTAACAGCCCGTGAGCGGTCCCCACCCCTAAAACGGGTGAAAGATGAACATTACCTTCCACCATCCCGTTTTACAGAAAACAGAAGCCCTTCTTATAGAAGTGATCCCATGAGAGAGTTGGAAGCTGAAAGAGTTAAGAAACCATTGAAGGCAACTTCTCCTGCGGTTGGTGGTGGTCGTGGTGCTGCTGTTACCGCTGCTTATTATGgggaggaagaagaggaaggtATGATTCATGACGATGGAGTTGATGATCGGAAAATTCAAGTCGGTAATGGAAATTATTGA
- the LOC124937958 gene encoding DNA (cytosine-5)-methyltransferase DRM2-like produces MPEPVQMNGNVAGEESDSIDWDTEDELEIENIPMSNSIVTNTSNGALPTFGEASSSRDPALSNLIDHFVGMGFSLKMVLKSIEDNGEANMESILESLLTYTVLADSPEEAYTHQQQQQQQPIDTNLSSSDYEENVVDEQSDTDSFSEYEDEFLSSSDSERTLKTLGKMGYSLDEAKIAMERCGPNAKILELTDFICAAQICKKEDVHYELLQEEKPKVVLNGKRKHLTGNSHKIKKPRGGERVLTEEDEPIRLPKPMIGFGVPNDPRPWFKRTLPEAAVGPPYFYYENVALAPKGVWDTIKRFLYEVEPEFVDSKYFCAAARKRGYIHNLPIENRFPLLPLPPRTIHEAFPLTRRWWPSWDDRTTLNCLQTCIASAKLTEKIRKSLEDNRNCDPPLHVQKSVLEECRKWNLVWVGHNKVAPLEPDEVEMLLGFPRNHTRGGISRTDRYKSLGNSFQVDTVAYHLSVLKDLYPQGMNVLSLFSGIGGGEVALHRLGIPLKNVVSIDISEGNRNVVKSWWGQTNQKGKLIHFPDVQDVDGEKLENLRDTIGDFDLVIGGSPCNNLAGSNRHSRDGLEGEQSSLFFDYFRILDLVKTINGRHQ; encoded by the exons ATGCCAGAACCTGTACAAATG AATGGAAATGTGGCTGGTGAGGAGAGTGATAGCATTGACTGGGATACAGAAGATGAGCTAGAAATTGAAAACATTCCCATGTCCAATTCCATTGTGACAAATACTAGTAATGGGGCTTTGCCAACGTTTGGCGAG GCAAGCTCCTCCAGAGATCCTGCTTTATCCAACTTGATAGATCATTTTGTAGGAATGGGCTTTTCTCTTAAAATGGTTCTCAAATCCATTGAAGACAATG GGGAAGCAAACATGGAATCCATACTAGAGTCTCTCCTCACATACACA GTCCTTGCAGACTCTCCTGAAGAGGCTTATACACATCAGcagcagcaacaacaacaacccaTTGACACTAATCTTTCTTCCTCTGACTATGAAGAGAATGTTGTAGATGAACAATCAGATACAGACAGTTTTTCTGAATACGAG GATGAATTCCTTTCTTCATCTGATTCAGAAAGAACACTCAAAACCTTAGGCAAGATGGGATATTCTCTGGATGAGGCCAAAATAGCAATGGAGAGATGTG GTCCTAATGCCAAAATTCTTGAGCTAACAGATTTTATATGTGCTGCTCAAATCTGTAAGAAAGAAGATGTACATTATGAACTATTACAAGAAGAGAAG CCAAAGGTGGTGCTCAATGGCAAGAGGAAACACCTCACAGGGAACtctcacaaaattaaaaaaccacggggcggTGAAAGAGTTTTGACTGAAGAGGATGAGCCGATTCGTCTTCCCAAACCAATGATTGGCTTTGGTGTGCCAAATGATCCACGACCATGGTTTAAGAGAACCCTTCCTGAAGCAGCCGTTGGACCACCATATTTTTACTATGAAAATGTTGCACTTGCACCTAAGGGCGTTTGGGACACCATTAAGCGGTTCTTATACGAAGTTGAGCCAGAATTTGTTGACTCGAAGTACTTTTGTGCTGCTGCACGGAAAAGAGGTTACATACACAACCTCCCTATTGAGAATAGGTTCCctcttcttccccttcccccAAGGACCATACACGAAGCATTTCCTTTAACCAGAAGATGGTGGCCCTCATGGGATGACCGGACAACACTAAACTGTTTGCAAACATGCATTGCAAGTGCAAAATTGACCGAGAAAATCCGAAAATCATTAGAGGATAATAGGAATTGTGATCCACCGCTTCATGTGCAAAAGTCGGTTCTTGAGGAATGCCGGAAATGGAATCTGGTCTGGGTAGGTCACAACAAAGTTGCTCCACTTGAACCAGACGAGGTGGAAATGCTCCTCGGATTCCCCAGGAACCATACAAGAGGTGGCATCAGCAGGACTGACCGTTACAAATCACTTGGTAACTCTTTCCAG GTGGACACGGTTGCTTATCATCTCTCTGTCCTGAAGGACTTGTATCCGCAAGGGATGAATGTGCTATCACTTTTCTCTGGAATTGGCGGTGGGGAAGTTGCTTTACATCGGCTTGGTATTCCATTAAAGAATGTTGTATCTATAGATATATCAGAAGGTAATAGAAATGTTGTGAAGAGCTGGTGGGGACAAACAAATCAGAAGGGCAAGCTTATTCACTTCCCGGATGTGCAAGATGTGGATGGAGAAAAGTTGGAGAATCTGAGAGACACAATTGGTGACTTTGATCTTGTTATTGGTGGCAGCCCATGTAACAATCTTGCTGGTAGCAACCGACATAGCAGAGATGGGCTTGAGGGTGAGCAATCATCTctcttttttgattattttcgtATTCTGGATTTGGTCAAAACTATAAATGGAAGGCAtcaatga
- the LOC124937778 gene encoding zinc finger CCCH domain-containing protein 41, producing the protein MELRVSSPSTAAISSSKRASDHDEKEISDDDDDDRNHKHRRREMQSQSLVRGEPEHVLSRPFRKKNYTQPTENWRRRPTGSTTHAQNPFRTTNHAFSTELGTGRGRNRDSSSWNTRDPRFNKIDLASQMIPQGMIPPGLSSGRGLGNPSWNAFGLVPGMPNPGLDGLHHPFGILRPPLNPSLNMAIPVQRCRDFEEQGFCLRGDMCPMEHGINRIVIEDVQSLSQFNLPVSHSHLLGTSSGLPSSIASSSTMNSKGLHNKTTKPGIGNDGLILNDASIAPLSGGGADFYDPDQPLWTNAGPGVSPSLLGVNPSRLAPTDSDQEHNRSKSIAIGPKSTSSSLQGRIGWKSGLDMRERIDSSLNNIDEQNKQFQVGFRQKQTIDASLRQSSQKALYTLCVNGIPQKDNKRETLLSHFRKFGDVVHIHIPMNGEQAFVRFSKKEEAEAAFRAPDAVMGNRFIKLQWAKRDNFIADGITNYTPSVLARGSTNIPDREKDNLQPINPKAASSVNVPPTTTPTKFVKNNGIKGTPPSQKKTESLEILKEEIRKKHELLEQKRNEFKLQLDKMQKQGLKGEGQASKKQKVISVADVAKSVASNTADPGTVNVAETETSLDKNKSLENGAESARPSPPSSSKQSIGPLYPAGAPSPSINRFKLDNRPTAFKIVPPLPTGLANVAVLTEHFLPYGEVIGVEIEGGADNNSSSFALVSFANRRSAETAFLNGKSWQGNNLEFVWVTTTTKAAAQSSSTSSSLSAKENSPQGEENKVAAENDEPTTEIGDE; encoded by the exons ATGGAGCTGAGAGTCTCATCTCCTAGTACTGCGGCCATTTCTTCATCTAAACGTGCTAGTGATCATGACGAGAAAGAGATAAgtgatgacgatgatgatgatcgCAACCATAAACATCGAAGAAGGGAGATGCAATCTCAATCTTTGGTAAGAGGTGAACCAGAACATGTTCTTTCAAGAccttttagaaagaaaaattataccCAGCCTACAGAAAACTGGAGAAGACGTCCTACTGGTTCAACAACACACGCTCAGAACCCATTTAGGACGACTAATCACGCCTTCTCTACTGAACTTGGTACTGGTAGAGGACGAAATAGGGATTCGAGTTCATGGAACACACGTGACCCTAGGTTTAACAAGATTGATTTGGCTTCTCAAATGATTCCTCAAGGAATGATTCCTCCAGGTCTTTCTTCTGGGAGAGGATTGGGTAATCCTTCGTGGAATGCATTTGGTTTGGTTCCAGGAATGCCAAATCCAGGTCTGGATGGTCTCCACCATCCTTTTGGCATCCTTAGACCACCATTAAATCCTTCTCTCAATATGGCCATTCCAGTCCAACGATGTAGAGACTTTGAGGAGCAAGGCTTTTGCTTAAGAGGAGACATGTGCCCAATGGAGCATGGTATCAATCGTATCGTCATCGAAGATGTTCAG AGCCTTTCACAGTTCAATCTCCCAGTTTCACATTCTCACTTACTGGGAACATCGTCTGGTTTGCCATCTTCTATTGCATCTTCAAGCACAATGAACAGCAAAGGTCTGCATAACAAAACTACCAAACCTGGGATCGGTAATGATGGATTGATCTTGAATGATGCCTCTATTGCCCCCCTTAGTGGTGGTGGAGCTGACTTTTATGATCCTGATCAGCCCCTGTGGACTAATGCTGGTCCAGGAGTGTCGCCATCTCTGCTTGGAGTAAACCCATCTAGGCTTGCTCCAACTGATTCAGACCAAGAACACAACAGGAGTAAATCGATAGCTATTGGACCTAAAAGTACAAGTTCATCTCTACAGGGACGGATAGGTTGGAAGAGTGGATTAGATATGAGAGAGAGAATTGATTCTTCTTTGAACAATATTGATGAACAAAACAAGCAATTCCAGGTTGGTTTTCGTCAAAAACAAACAATTGATGCATCTCTACGCCAGTCATCTCAAAAGGCACTTTACACTCTGTGTGTTAATGGGATTCCGCAGAAGGATAACAAAAGGGAAACACTTCTTTCACATTTCCGAAAATTTGGAGATGTCGTACATATTCATATACCAATGAATGGTGAGCAAGCTTTCGTTCGATTCTCTAAGAAAGAAGAGGCTGAGGCTGCTTTTAGGGCACCTGATGCTGTAATGGGTAACAGATTTATTAAGCTACAGTGGGCTAAGCGCGATAACTTTATTGCTGATGGAATTACAAATTATACACCATCAGTACTTGCTCGTGGATCCACGAATATTCCTGACCGAGAAAAGGATAATCTCCAACCGATCAACCCTAAAGCAGCCAGTTCAGTTAATGTGCCTCCAACGACTACCCCTACCaagtttgttaaaaataatggTATAAAAGGAACACCCCCTTCACAGAAGAAGACGGAGAGTTTAGAGATTTTGAAGGAGGAAATCCGTAAGAAACATGAATTACTTGAGCAAAAGCGGAATGAGTTCAAGCTCCAGTTGGATAAGATGCAGAAACAG GGTCTCAAGGGTGAAGGACAAGCTTCAAAGAAACAGAAAGTTATCTCAGTGGCCGATGTTGCTAAATCTGTGGCTTCTAATACTGCTGATCCTGGTACAGTTAATGTTGCAGAAACTGAGACATCTCTGGATAAGAACAAATCTTTAGAGAATGGAGCAGAAAGTGCCAGACCATCACCACCTTCAAGCTCAAAGCAGTCAATTGGACCATTATATCCTGCAGGAGCTCCTTCTCCTTCAATTAATAGATTCAAGTTGGATAATCGTCCCACAGCCTTCAAAATTGTTCCACCTCTCCCTACTGGGCTTGCAAAT GTTGCTGTCTTGACGGAACATTTCTTGCCTTATGGAGAAGTTATCGGTGTAGAAATTGAAGGTGGTGCAGATAATAATTCTTCTTCGTTTGCACTTGTATCTTTTGCGAACCGTCGTTCTGCTGAGACAGCATTTTTGAATGGTAAATCCTGGCAAGGCAACAATTTGGAATTTGTATGggtaacaacaacaacaaaggCAGCAGCCcaatcatcatcaacatcatcgTCATTGAGTGCCAAAGAAAACTCTCCTCAAGGAGAAGAAAATAAAGTTGCAGCCGAAAATGATGAACCGACGACAGAAATTGGAGATGAATAA